The Roseimicrobium gellanilyticum genome includes a region encoding these proteins:
- a CDS encoding C39 family peptidase gives MPHASRRSLLLSWLAMWCITSHPALGLDSPAFERALGTPDVWKMPDFIRLWVRDPADANAPVSRAALGDEVEIFGIRPDAIAARFLPTAEVHSVTVVVLDAGNFFGFGNSNVQGESFEAARVRFDNEFALRKQRLQDGLRKMGMQPQGEVMLGERGGLRLRTQLWMGAGGIARVLSKEKQLLQVDFFRNEAEARSLLARSAGASATPGARPSALGNMTPRPASDAQPESRIPGVPMLPQGNRGYCGVAILAMIGHHFGLTCSVEELAVVNGFTYGAESNPDIREMFGQIAREAGIKAQRSPRFDIHLMKRTIDSGMPVVVFRRWSQERDYLHSAYSARIARGEKAELPVAGSEDRKSWPGKDAPAHASIINGYRDDRREVIFTESWGPQARNRRMRYEELEGTSYYVVYFSK, from the coding sequence ATGCCTCACGCGTCGCGCCGGAGTCTGCTGCTGTCCTGGTTGGCAATGTGGTGTATCACATCACATCCGGCGCTGGGCCTCGACTCGCCGGCGTTCGAGCGCGCCCTGGGAACACCTGACGTCTGGAAGATGCCGGATTTCATCCGGCTTTGGGTGCGTGATCCCGCAGATGCGAATGCACCTGTATCCCGCGCCGCACTGGGCGATGAGGTGGAGATCTTTGGCATCAGGCCGGATGCCATTGCCGCGCGGTTCCTGCCCACTGCGGAGGTGCATTCCGTCACGGTGGTGGTGCTGGATGCGGGGAATTTTTTCGGATTCGGCAACTCCAATGTGCAGGGCGAATCCTTCGAGGCGGCACGGGTGCGGTTTGATAACGAGTTTGCCTTGAGAAAGCAGCGTCTGCAGGATGGCCTTCGCAAGATGGGCATGCAGCCGCAAGGTGAGGTGATGCTCGGAGAGCGTGGCGGCTTGCGATTGCGCACACAGCTCTGGATGGGTGCGGGCGGTATTGCGCGGGTGTTGAGCAAGGAGAAGCAACTGCTGCAGGTGGACTTCTTCCGCAATGAGGCGGAAGCACGCAGCCTGCTGGCACGATCCGCGGGGGCTTCAGCGACTCCCGGAGCGCGGCCTTCTGCTCTGGGAAACATGACACCGCGACCCGCCTCGGATGCCCAGCCTGAGTCGCGCATCCCGGGCGTTCCCATGCTGCCTCAGGGGAATCGAGGCTATTGCGGCGTGGCCATCCTCGCGATGATTGGCCATCACTTCGGACTCACGTGTAGTGTGGAGGAGCTGGCGGTGGTGAATGGCTTCACCTACGGAGCGGAGTCGAATCCGGACATCCGGGAGATGTTTGGGCAGATCGCACGGGAGGCAGGCATCAAGGCGCAGCGTTCACCGAGATTCGATATCCATCTGATGAAACGCACCATCGACTCGGGCATGCCGGTGGTGGTCTTTCGCCGTTGGTCCCAAGAGCGGGATTATTTGCACAGCGCCTATTCCGCCCGAATTGCACGGGGCGAGAAGGCAGAGCTGCCTGTGGCGGGCAGCGAGGATCGCAAGAGCTGGCCAGGGAAGGATGCGCCGGCTCATGCTAGCATCATCAATGGGTATCGCGATGACCGTCGCGAGGTGATCTTCACAGAAAGCTGGGGGCCGCAGGCGCGAAATCGCAGAATGCGCTATGAAGAGCTGGAAGGCACCAGCTACTATGTGGTGTACTTCAGCAAATGA
- a CDS encoding TSUP family transporter — MSLLTLALLFLAGFAGGFIDAIAGGGGLIAVPALLASGVPPQVALGTNKFQACFGTGIAVWRYARAGLMKTPCLWLAVVLSGLASMGGAIAVSVLSKEVLKQLIPWMLAAVAVYTALNRHFGIHTGPRRMPWLTFAILFGIALGFYDGFFGPGVGSFWTVALVALLGLDLRSATGYTKAANLASNVGALAIFLVNGSVHFVAGGVMIAGQLLGARLGSGMVIKRGAAFIRPVFLTVVFVMTLKLLWDAWRG, encoded by the coding sequence ATGTCGCTCCTCACCCTCGCACTCTTGTTCCTCGCCGGATTCGCGGGTGGATTCATCGATGCCATTGCGGGCGGCGGCGGGCTTATCGCGGTGCCGGCGCTTCTGGCTTCCGGCGTGCCACCGCAGGTGGCGCTGGGGACAAACAAGTTCCAAGCCTGCTTCGGCACTGGCATCGCCGTGTGGCGCTATGCGCGGGCCGGACTCATGAAAACTCCCTGCCTGTGGCTTGCGGTGGTGCTCTCCGGACTTGCCAGCATGGGTGGGGCCATCGCCGTCAGCGTGCTTAGCAAGGAAGTTCTGAAGCAGCTTATTCCGTGGATGCTCGCTGCCGTGGCGGTGTATACCGCACTGAACCGCCACTTCGGCATCCACACTGGTCCGCGCCGGATGCCGTGGCTGACCTTTGCCATTCTCTTCGGTATCGCGCTGGGATTCTATGATGGATTCTTTGGCCCGGGAGTGGGTTCTTTCTGGACGGTAGCCCTGGTGGCTTTGCTGGGTTTGGATCTGCGCTCCGCCACGGGCTACACCAAGGCAGCAAACCTCGCCAGTAACGTCGGAGCGCTGGCCATTTTCCTCGTGAATGGCTCGGTGCATTTCGTCGCGGGTGGCGTGATGATCGCCGGGCAGCTTCTGGGTGCGCGTCTCGGCTCCGGGATGGTCATCAAGCGAGGAGCGGCCTTCATCCGTCCGGTGTTCCTTACGGTGGTTTTTGTGATGACACTCAAGCTCCTGTGGGACGCATGGCGTGGCTGA
- a CDS encoding SMP-30/gluconolactonase/LRE family protein codes for MRPHPLLLVLFLLLSPQVKSAEPEFPLTADSKPQPDVPKGELIKDTYTADGKSCFPGTQREYQLYIPQGLDRSKPAAFMVFQDGVIYQAPVVFDNLIAKKDIPPLIGVFIKPGVIPAADGNALPRFNRSFEYDSITDTYSRFLIEEFLPAIETKHGIKLSADPNDAAISGNSSGGIAAFMVAWHRPDRFRRVFTGVGTYVGIHGGDRLPVLVRKFEPKPIRIFLQSGTGDNNLYCGDWWMANQMMERSFTWAGYDVNHAWSEGGHNQKHASQIFPDVLRWLWRDWQTTREIKANARGESKWKGYEVCQAEKGWDVAARMDDVVSFKVMQRGPKHQLWSWEHLASDKAGVVYVVENDTGTIVSIPANGPAKIFASGLEGITSIVPCNQEGIIASIQNRDTSPPQHTLVSLDGEGKVTRTVTGARNGSLCASFNGRVYAACYSNIAGESPVGDIRDVGNTLPSIVSIAPDGAMTRRTKYADLPFSAGRLAFSPDQTLLYACDWQQPEVISWQVQPDGSLKHGQRFVKLDTEEGPVNYPRGICVDTDGRVYVATTLGIQVCDQAGRVNFIIPTPEKPFDVSFGGKDLSELFIACGKTVYRRAMKVHGIASGQMAPIKPAPPKL; via the coding sequence ATGCGCCCGCACCCCCTTTTGCTCGTGCTTTTTCTCCTGCTTTCACCACAAGTGAAATCGGCGGAACCGGAGTTCCCCCTCACCGCCGATTCGAAGCCGCAGCCGGATGTGCCAAAGGGGGAGCTGATCAAGGACACCTACACTGCAGATGGAAAGAGTTGCTTCCCAGGCACCCAGCGCGAGTACCAGCTCTACATCCCCCAAGGGCTCGACCGGTCCAAGCCTGCTGCCTTCATGGTGTTTCAGGATGGCGTCATCTACCAGGCGCCGGTGGTGTTCGACAACCTGATCGCGAAGAAAGACATCCCACCGCTCATTGGTGTCTTCATCAAGCCGGGCGTGATACCTGCAGCCGATGGGAATGCGCTACCGCGCTTCAACCGCAGTTTCGAGTATGACAGCATCACGGACACCTACTCCCGCTTTCTGATTGAGGAGTTCCTGCCAGCCATCGAAACGAAGCACGGGATCAAGCTCAGCGCGGACCCCAATGACGCGGCGATCTCAGGGAACAGCAGCGGTGGCATTGCGGCTTTCATGGTGGCATGGCACCGGCCGGATCGCTTTCGCCGCGTTTTCACTGGAGTTGGCACCTACGTGGGAATCCACGGTGGGGATCGTCTTCCCGTGCTCGTTCGCAAGTTCGAGCCCAAGCCCATCCGCATTTTTCTCCAGAGTGGCACCGGAGATAACAACCTCTACTGCGGCGACTGGTGGATGGCGAACCAGATGATGGAGCGCTCCTTCACCTGGGCTGGTTATGACGTGAACCACGCTTGGAGTGAAGGTGGGCACAATCAGAAGCACGCCTCTCAAATCTTCCCGGATGTATTGCGCTGGCTCTGGCGCGACTGGCAGACGACCAGGGAGATCAAGGCGAATGCCAGGGGCGAGTCGAAGTGGAAGGGGTACGAAGTGTGCCAGGCAGAAAAGGGCTGGGATGTCGCAGCCCGCATGGATGATGTGGTCTCCTTCAAGGTCATGCAGCGCGGACCCAAGCATCAGCTGTGGTCATGGGAGCACCTCGCTTCAGACAAGGCTGGTGTCGTGTATGTCGTCGAGAACGACACAGGGACCATCGTTTCTATTCCAGCGAATGGTCCGGCGAAAATTTTTGCTTCCGGGCTCGAAGGCATAACATCCATTGTCCCATGCAATCAGGAGGGCATCATTGCCAGCATCCAGAACAGGGACACTTCACCTCCGCAGCATACGTTGGTCTCGCTGGATGGTGAAGGGAAGGTGACACGCACGGTGACTGGTGCGAGAAATGGCTCCCTTTGCGCCAGCTTCAATGGTCGTGTTTATGCGGCATGCTATTCCAACATTGCGGGGGAATCTCCCGTGGGTGATATCAGAGACGTGGGAAATACCCTGCCTTCGATTGTCTCCATTGCTCCTGATGGAGCCATGACGCGACGGACCAAGTATGCGGATCTTCCCTTTTCTGCAGGAAGGCTGGCTTTTTCACCGGATCAGACGCTCCTCTACGCATGCGACTGGCAGCAACCGGAGGTGATCAGCTGGCAGGTGCAGCCGGATGGCTCCCTCAAACATGGGCAGCGGTTTGTAAAACTTGATACCGAGGAGGGTCCGGTCAACTACCCCCGCGGCATCTGCGTGGATACGGATGGCCGTGTGTATGTGGCGACCACACTTGGCATTCAGGTATGTGATCAGGCTGGGCGGGTGAACTTCATCATTCCCACGCCTGAGAAGCCATTTGATGTCTCCTTCGGCGGCAAGGATCTGAGCGAACTCTTCATCGCCTGCGGAAAGACGGTCTACAGGCGCGCCATGAAGGTGCACGGCATCGCCAGCGGCCAGATGGCGCCCATCAAGCCGGCACCTCCAAAGCTCTAG
- a CDS encoding MOSC domain-containing protein, with protein sequence MIIRHIYISPAHIFVGHHGKPAGETPMEEVVEVECVAGKGLRGDRYFDFKENFKGQATFFSEEVYERLCEQMQVTDKDPSVFRRNIIVRGADLNSLIGAEFDVQGVRFIGTQEAAPCYWMNQAFGEGAEQLLKGNGGLRARILSDGMLRRNG encoded by the coding sequence ATGATCATCCGGCATATCTACATTTCCCCTGCCCACATCTTCGTGGGACACCACGGCAAGCCCGCGGGTGAGACGCCCATGGAGGAGGTCGTGGAAGTGGAGTGCGTGGCGGGAAAGGGGCTCAGAGGAGACCGCTATTTCGACTTCAAGGAGAACTTCAAAGGACAGGCCACCTTCTTCTCCGAGGAAGTGTACGAGCGGCTCTGCGAACAGATGCAGGTCACGGACAAGGACCCCTCGGTCTTCCGGCGGAATATCATCGTGCGCGGGGCGGACCTGAACAGCCTCATCGGCGCGGAGTTTGATGTACAGGGTGTGCGTTTCATCGGCACTCAGGAAGCCGCGCCATGCTATTGGATGAACCAGGCCTTTGGAGAAGGCGCGGAGCAGTTGCTCAAAGGAAACGGCGGTCTCCGCGCGCGCATCTTGAGTGATGGCATGCTGAGGCGGAACGGCTGA
- the mobA gene encoding molybdenum cofactor guanylyltransferase — protein MDQAQDLPAFAAALICGGRSFRMGRDKAWLDWGGSPLWSVQLEKLSSLKPARLLIACREEQNIQALGAEVLHDPPGNAGPLPPLLRCMEHVQMPLLALAVDMPEITPDLLCRMVAEGQPAKRGVIFRSEAYGYEPLAALYPVEVLPLLRTAVQAHDFRLQNFAQAAVDAGLMLVRHPSHLEEGQFKNVNTPDDLP, from the coding sequence ATGGACCAGGCACAAGACCTTCCAGCATTCGCCGCCGCACTCATCTGCGGAGGGAGGTCCTTTCGCATGGGCCGTGACAAAGCATGGCTCGACTGGGGAGGCAGCCCGCTCTGGAGCGTGCAACTCGAAAAGCTCAGCTCGCTGAAACCCGCGCGACTCCTCATTGCCTGCCGAGAAGAGCAGAACATCCAGGCGCTGGGCGCGGAGGTGCTGCATGACCCGCCCGGCAACGCCGGACCACTGCCTCCTCTGCTGCGCTGCATGGAGCATGTGCAGATGCCGTTGCTCGCCCTGGCCGTGGACATGCCGGAGATCACCCCGGACCTGCTGTGCCGCATGGTCGCGGAGGGCCAGCCTGCAAAGCGTGGTGTGATATTTCGTTCCGAGGCCTATGGCTACGAACCCCTCGCTGCCCTCTACCCTGTGGAGGTGCTCCCATTGTTGCGCACCGCCGTGCAGGCTCATGATTTTCGCCTGCAGAACTTCGCGCAAGCTGCGGTGGACGCAGGCTTGATGCTCGTGCGGCACCCCTCACACCTTGAGGAAGGCCAGTTCAAAAACGTAAACACTCCCGATGACCTCCCCTGA
- the fdhD gene encoding formate dehydrogenase accessory sulfurtransferase FdhD, translating into MTSPDADTDASTPVRLSRLVRGIPIAREQDVVATEEPLEIRVEGRSLAVVMRTPGHDEELTAGFLLTEGIIQDGSQIFELSVCPSRSEGQGNVADVLLSGTQVDWDSLTRHVFSGSSCGVCGKATIDSVFQKFPHVSADWQVSSDLLLSLPDKLRAAQSTFDQTGGLHASALFNLEGKLIVLREDVGRHNALDKVLGYALMSGMLPLSKCILMVSGRVSFEIMQKALAGGIPLLAAVSAPSSLAVQFAKGSKQTLVGFLRGDRMNVYAGNERVTHEG; encoded by the coding sequence ATGACCTCCCCTGACGCCGACACCGATGCCTCAACGCCCGTGCGGCTCTCGCGACTGGTGCGGGGAATCCCCATCGCGCGCGAGCAGGATGTCGTGGCCACGGAAGAGCCGTTGGAGATTCGCGTCGAAGGTCGCAGCCTCGCGGTGGTGATGCGCACCCCCGGACATGATGAAGAACTCACCGCAGGCTTCCTCCTGACCGAGGGGATCATCCAGGACGGCTCGCAGATATTCGAGCTCTCCGTGTGCCCGAGCCGCTCTGAAGGGCAGGGCAATGTGGCGGACGTGCTCCTCTCCGGCACTCAGGTGGACTGGGATTCGCTCACGCGCCATGTGTTCTCCGGCAGCAGTTGCGGAGTGTGCGGGAAGGCGACAATCGATTCCGTATTTCAGAAATTTCCACACGTCAGCGCGGACTGGCAAGTGTCATCCGATTTGCTGCTGAGTCTGCCGGACAAATTGCGCGCGGCGCAGTCCACCTTCGATCAAACTGGCGGCCTGCACGCAAGCGCGCTCTTCAACCTCGAAGGCAAACTCATCGTCCTGCGCGAAGACGTGGGCCGCCACAACGCACTCGACAAGGTACTGGGATACGCCCTCATGTCGGGCATGCTGCCTCTTTCAAAGTGCATCCTCATGGTGAGCGGCAGGGTCTCCTTCGAGATCATGCAGAAGGCGCTCGCGGGGGGGATTCCACTGCTCGCCGCCGTCTCTGCTCCCAGCAGCCTTGCCGTGCAGTTCGCGAAAGGCTCAAAGCAAACCCTCGTGGGCTTCCTCCGCGGCGACCGCATGAATGTGTATGCGGGAAATGAGCGGGTCACCCACGAAGGGTGA
- a CDS encoding cysteine desulfurase family protein, with protein MPGYFDHNATTPLHPVAREAWLKASERHWHNPSGLYREAAETKHRLEEARERLGKLLECEPQRIVFTSGATEANNAVLRMLAAKLPGDSTVLTCCMEHPSVQVPLRAAFGKRVREVPPRPDTSLDWEAFTTALQTQRPALATFMAANNECGTLLPWLQIGIACRDAGVRFHCDATQWIGKMPGIQLGQCCDYITGSAHKFGGPKGVGFLVLSSEDEALGLLTGGPQEEGRRAGTENYPSIEAMVTVLEHLMSRLESMSAQVELREAFEKQINLSIPGTKIVGQGTQRLWNTSMLILPRHDHRKWLARLSQQGFAVSTGSACSAGHDGASQVLQAIGATQEEMKRVLRISGGWETTEEEWSGLTAAMVRVRDSLDG; from the coding sequence ATGCCCGGCTACTTTGACCACAACGCCACCACGCCGCTCCATCCCGTGGCGCGTGAAGCATGGCTGAAGGCAAGCGAGCGTCACTGGCACAACCCCTCCGGTCTCTACCGCGAAGCCGCGGAGACCAAACACCGGCTGGAAGAAGCGCGTGAACGACTTGGCAAGCTGCTGGAGTGCGAGCCCCAACGCATTGTCTTCACCTCAGGAGCCACGGAAGCGAACAACGCCGTGCTGCGCATGCTCGCTGCGAAGCTCCCGGGTGACAGCACCGTCCTCACCTGTTGCATGGAGCACCCCAGCGTGCAGGTGCCCTTGCGTGCAGCCTTCGGCAAGCGTGTGCGGGAAGTGCCCCCACGGCCCGATACCTCGCTGGACTGGGAGGCCTTCACCACTGCATTACAAACCCAGCGTCCCGCACTCGCCACTTTCATGGCGGCGAATAATGAATGCGGCACCTTGCTCCCCTGGCTTCAGATCGGAATTGCATGTCGCGATGCTGGCGTACGTTTCCACTGCGATGCCACCCAGTGGATCGGCAAGATGCCCGGCATACAACTGGGACAATGTTGCGACTACATCACCGGCAGTGCCCACAAGTTCGGTGGCCCCAAGGGCGTCGGATTTCTCGTGCTGAGTTCCGAAGATGAAGCTCTCGGTCTCCTCACGGGCGGACCACAGGAGGAAGGACGGCGCGCGGGCACGGAGAACTATCCCTCCATCGAGGCCATGGTGACCGTGCTGGAGCATCTCATGTCCAGGCTGGAATCGATGTCTGCCCAGGTCGAACTGCGCGAAGCCTTCGAAAAACAAATCAACCTTTCCATCCCCGGCACGAAGATTGTGGGCCAGGGCACGCAACGCCTTTGGAATACCAGCATGCTCATCCTGCCGCGGCACGATCACCGCAAGTGGCTCGCACGTCTCAGCCAGCAGGGCTTTGCGGTCTCCACCGGCTCGGCATGCAGCGCGGGACATGATGGCGCCTCCCAAGTGCTGCAAGCCATCGGCGCCACACAGGAGGAAATGAAGCGCGTCCTACGTATCAGCGGCGGATGGGAGACGACTGAAGAGGAATGGAGTGGCCTCACCGCTGCCATGGTCCGCGTGCGTGACAGCCTGGACGGCTAG
- a CDS encoding right-handed parallel beta-helix repeat-containing protein, whose product MMFSSPHFGATSSAAALALVLFSAIDAIHAAEVEVSDRTALLQALQQATPGTIIRVAPGTYRGGISASGLKGEAGKSIVIMAADDKQPPVFEGGGGGIHLSGCSHVELRDLHVNGATGNGVNVDDAGNRDTPVRGIVLRRLTVTNIGSKGNQDGIKMSGVDGFTIVGCRVERWGGGGSAIDFVGCHEGVVENCVFSHHAGGASAGANAVQSKGGSRAIVIRRCQFIHAGGRAVNVGGSTGLEYMRPANPGCEAKDITVEDCYFTGSAAPVAFVGVDGAVFQRNTIYRPTRWVLRILQENQDAAYAPCRNGVFRENLIVFHATDLSTTVNVGGGTEPQTFKFEKNAWYCVDNPARTQSFVRLPVAEVDGVYDKDPMLKDPAAGDLTKGKDSPLKKYGVSER is encoded by the coding sequence ATGATGTTTTCGAGCCCTCACTTCGGTGCCACGTCCTCTGCCGCCGCGCTGGCGCTGGTTCTTTTCTCCGCGATTGATGCGATCCATGCTGCGGAGGTGGAAGTCTCAGATCGCACAGCACTGCTACAAGCGCTACAGCAAGCGACCCCCGGCACGATCATCCGTGTTGCGCCGGGCACATATCGCGGAGGCATTTCAGCTTCAGGTCTGAAAGGTGAGGCAGGCAAGTCAATCGTCATCATGGCTGCGGATGACAAGCAACCTCCCGTGTTCGAGGGTGGAGGAGGCGGCATTCACCTCAGTGGCTGCAGCCATGTGGAGCTTCGCGATCTGCACGTCAACGGCGCCACTGGGAATGGCGTGAATGTCGATGATGCGGGCAATCGAGACACGCCGGTCCGTGGCATCGTGCTGCGACGTCTCACCGTGACGAACATCGGCTCCAAGGGAAACCAGGATGGCATCAAGATGTCAGGGGTGGATGGATTCACGATTGTGGGTTGCCGCGTTGAGCGGTGGGGCGGTGGTGGGTCAGCGATCGATTTCGTGGGTTGTCATGAAGGCGTGGTCGAGAACTGTGTGTTCAGCCATCATGCTGGTGGTGCGTCAGCAGGGGCAAACGCGGTGCAGAGCAAAGGAGGCAGCCGCGCCATCGTGATTCGTCGGTGTCAGTTCATCCATGCGGGAGGTCGCGCGGTGAATGTGGGAGGAAGCACCGGTCTGGAATACATGCGACCGGCGAACCCTGGATGCGAAGCGAAGGACATCACGGTGGAGGACTGCTACTTCACCGGGTCGGCTGCACCCGTTGCTTTTGTGGGTGTGGACGGGGCGGTATTCCAGAGGAACACCATCTATCGCCCGACCCGCTGGGTGCTGCGCATCCTCCAGGAGAATCAGGACGCGGCATACGCCCCTTGTCGCAACGGTGTCTTCCGGGAGAACCTCATCGTCTTCCACGCCACGGACCTCTCCACTACCGTGAATGTGGGTGGTGGAACCGAGCCGCAGACGTTTAAGTTTGAGAAGAACGCGTGGTACTGCGTGGACAATCCCGCGCGCACGCAGTCCTTCGTGCGCCTGCCGGTGGCTGAGGTCGACGGGGTCTATGACAAGGACCCGATGCTGAAGGATCCGGCGGCGGGTGATCTCACCAAGGGGAAGGATAGCCCGCTGAAGAAGTATGGTGTCAGCGAGAGGTGA
- a CDS encoding alginate O-acetyltransferase AlgX-related protein produces the protein MKPLAAFVLAAAMMAGTPLVHAQDFTEAVKSALSGSQATNLSVQGADKGWFFLRKELEHLANGDLAAADMAKVNKEGTDPLPAITKYAQELKALGVELLLVPVPPKAAIYPEKLNAGADAKSVPSLVPYYEKLKAAGVEVLDLETVFKAERAKADGKQLYCATDSHWSPYACQVVAKLVAEKLKANPAIAQAAGSGFATLPVQDLEFHGDLLTDAQRASVPKEKLPMQRAGKSAGADVTTVESDPASPVLVLGDSHLQVFRRGGAMLAQQGGFVDHLQVELGSAVEEFSMQAGGADGPRREIARATVKNPDFWAKKKVALWVFTAREFSFGKWNQAIPAKVQKK, from the coding sequence ATGAAACCCCTTGCTGCCTTTGTTCTCGCCGCTGCCATGATGGCCGGCACTCCACTCGTCCACGCGCAGGACTTCACGGAAGCCGTGAAGTCTGCGCTGTCCGGCTCGCAAGCGACGAATCTCTCCGTGCAAGGTGCGGACAAAGGCTGGTTCTTCCTGCGTAAGGAACTGGAACACCTTGCGAATGGTGACCTCGCTGCGGCAGACATGGCGAAGGTGAACAAGGAGGGAACGGATCCGCTGCCCGCGATCACCAAATACGCGCAAGAGCTCAAGGCGCTGGGAGTCGAACTGCTGCTCGTCCCCGTGCCGCCGAAGGCGGCCATCTATCCCGAGAAACTGAACGCCGGAGCTGATGCAAAATCCGTTCCCAGCCTGGTGCCCTACTATGAGAAGCTGAAGGCTGCTGGGGTTGAAGTGCTGGATCTGGAAACGGTGTTCAAGGCGGAACGTGCGAAGGCTGATGGCAAGCAGCTCTACTGCGCGACGGATTCCCACTGGTCACCCTACGCCTGCCAGGTGGTGGCGAAGCTTGTGGCGGAGAAGTTGAAGGCGAATCCCGCCATTGCGCAGGCAGCCGGGAGCGGCTTTGCCACGCTGCCCGTGCAGGATCTTGAGTTTCATGGGGACCTGCTGACCGATGCGCAAAGAGCCTCCGTGCCAAAGGAGAAGCTTCCCATGCAGCGTGCGGGCAAGTCCGCAGGTGCCGATGTCACCACGGTGGAAAGCGATCCCGCGAGCCCCGTGCTGGTCTTGGGAGACAGTCATCTGCAGGTGTTCCGTCGCGGTGGCGCGATGCTCGCACAGCAGGGCGGCTTTGTGGATCATCTGCAGGTGGAACTGGGGTCGGCAGTGGAGGAGTTCTCCATGCAGGCCGGTGGCGCGGATGGCCCGCGCCGTGAAATCGCCCGCGCCACGGTGAAGAATCCCGACTTCTGGGCGAAGAAGAAGGTGGCCCTGTGGGTCTTCACCGCGCGTGAGTTCTCCTTTGGAAAGTGGAATCAGGCCATCCCAGCGAAGGTGCAGAAGAAGTAA
- the trpS gene encoding tryptophan--tRNA ligase, whose translation MRILSGLQPTGRLHLGNYFGMMQPALQLQHEGEAFYFIADYHSLTAIQNAKVLRENVQNLAVDFLACGLDPEKAVFFRQSDVPEVTELSWILNTVTPMPMLENCHSYKDKIANGITPNSGLFTYPVLMAADILIYDSDLVPVGKDQKQHLEVTRDIAVKMNLAYGEGLLKVPKERIREEAAVVIGTDGKKMSKSYGNTIELFEEEKPFKKKFKKIETDSTPVPDPKPIEGSNILPLYRLVATPEEVATMEQEHRAGGVGYGAFKERLGDKMWDFFAEARARRADILSKPGYVEDVLQAGAAKARAVAKKTVERVRHAVGLG comes from the coding sequence ATGCGTATCCTCTCTGGACTCCAGCCCACCGGCCGGCTTCACCTCGGCAACTACTTCGGCATGATGCAGCCTGCGCTGCAGCTTCAGCACGAGGGAGAGGCATTTTATTTCATCGCGGACTACCATTCCCTCACGGCCATTCAGAATGCGAAGGTCCTTCGCGAAAACGTGCAGAATCTGGCTGTCGATTTCCTCGCCTGCGGACTCGATCCGGAGAAGGCCGTCTTCTTCCGCCAGAGCGATGTGCCTGAGGTGACGGAACTCTCGTGGATTCTCAACACCGTCACTCCCATGCCGATGTTGGAGAATTGTCACAGCTACAAGGATAAGATCGCCAATGGCATCACGCCAAACAGCGGCCTCTTCACCTACCCCGTGCTCATGGCGGCGGACATCCTGATTTACGACAGTGATCTCGTCCCCGTGGGCAAAGACCAGAAGCAGCACCTGGAAGTGACCCGCGACATCGCAGTGAAGATGAACCTCGCCTACGGTGAAGGTCTGCTGAAGGTCCCGAAGGAGCGCATTCGCGAGGAAGCTGCCGTTGTTATCGGCACTGATGGCAAGAAGATGAGCAAGAGCTACGGAAATACCATCGAACTCTTCGAGGAGGAGAAGCCCTTCAAGAAGAAATTCAAGAAGATCGAGACGGATTCGACTCCGGTACCGGATCCCAAGCCCATCGAAGGGAGCAACATCCTGCCGCTATACCGCCTGGTGGCCACTCCGGAAGAGGTGGCGACCATGGAGCAGGAGCACCGTGCTGGCGGCGTGGGCTACGGCGCATTCAAAGAACGTCTGGGCGACAAGATGTGGGACTTTTTCGCCGAAGCACGCGCCAGACGCGCTGACATCCTCTCCAAGCCCGGCTACGTGGAAGACGTGCTCCAAGCCGGAGCGGCAAAGGCACGCGCCGTGGCAAAGAAGACCGTGGAACGCGTGCGCCACGCGGTGGGCCTGGGTTGA
- a CDS encoding VOC family protein, producing the protein MSAAPSTTSQVKRISPMLAAADMEETLEFYTAVLGFTVTLKSPEYSIVDRDGATIHFMKAADESVMNAVRGHTEIYIEVDDIQAMYEHAKTCRVPGRLTELQVRDYGMTEFHIDDPNECLVFVGQVTR; encoded by the coding sequence ATGAGCGCCGCCCCTTCCACCACCTCTCAAGTAAAACGCATCAGCCCCATGCTGGCCGCTGCGGACATGGAGGAGACTCTGGAATTCTACACCGCTGTGCTGGGCTTCACCGTCACCCTGAAGTCCCCTGAGTACTCGATCGTCGACCGTGATGGCGCCACCATCCATTTCATGAAAGCGGCTGATGAATCGGTGATGAATGCCGTGCGTGGTCACACGGAGATCTACATCGAGGTAGACGACATCCAGGCCATGTACGAGCACGCAAAGACCTGCAGGGTCCCAGGGCGGTTGACGGAACTCCAGGTGCGGGACTACGGCATGACCGAATTTCACATTGATGATCCGAACGAGTGTCTGGTCTTTGTAGGACAGGTGACACGATAG